In Zygosaccharomyces rouxii strain CBS732 chromosome D complete sequence, one DNA window encodes the following:
- the MAK16 gene encoding ribosome biosynthesis protein MAK16 (some similarities with uniprot|P10962 Saccharomyces cerevisiae YAL025C MAK16 Essential nuclear protein required for normal concentration of free 60S ribosomal subunits required for maintenance of M1 satellite double- stranded RNA of the L-A virus), which yields MSDDIIWQLINNQFCSYKIRTDKNQNFCRNEYNVTGLCNRRSCPLANSKYATVKNVNGRLYLYMKTAERAHTPAKLWERIKLSKNYSKAIEQIDEHLIYWNKFLIYKCKQRLTRLIQVAVTERRMALREEERHYVGVAPKVKRREENRERKALAAAKIEKTIEKELLDRLKSGAYGDKPLNVDEKIWKKVMGHMEDENEAISDQEMEDEEEESDEGEVEYVEDDGDEDLVEMEDLEKWLQGSGDEQDEDESSSSSDESSDEDDERATKKQKKAPLRRRPKVEIEYEQEQEQNPARQEVSL from the coding sequence ATGTCTGATGATATTATTTGGCAACTGATTAACAACCAGTTCTGTTCCTACAAAATACGGACAGAtaagaatcaaaatttctgTCGTAATGAATACAACGTTACTGGCCTTTGCAATAGACGTTCATGTCCCTTAGCTAATTCAAAGTATGCAACTGTTAAAAATGTGAATGGTAGGCTTTACCTTTACATGAAGACAGCTGAAAGGGCACATACTCCAGCTAAGCTTTGGGAAAGGATCAAATTATCCAAAAACTATTCAAAGGCAATAGAGCAAATCGATGAACACTTAATCTATTGGAATAAGTTTTTAATATACAAGTGTAAGCAAAGATTGACCAGATTGATTCAAGTTGCCGTTACCGAAAGACGTATGGCACTCAGAGAGGAGGAAAGACATTACGTCGGTGTTGCTCCTAAGGtaaagagaagagaagagaatAGAGAAAGAAAGGCATTGGCTGCGGccaagattgaaaaaaccATCGAAAAGGAACTTTTGGATAGGTTGAAAAGTGGTGCTTATGGTGATAAGCCATTgaatgttgatgaaaaaatctGGAAAAAGGTTATGGGCCATATGGAGGATGAGAATGAAGCTATCAGCGACCAAGAAatggaagatgaggaagaagagagtgatgaaggtgaagttGAATATGTCGAAgacgatggtgatgaagactTGGTGgaaatggaagatttagaaaaatGGCTACAAGGATCTGGTGATGAGcaagatgaggatgaaaGTAGCAGCAGCAGTGATGAATCCAgcgatgaagatgatgaaagagctacaaagaaacaaaagaaggCACCACTAAGAAGAAGACCAAAGGTGGAAATTGAATAcgaacaagaacaagaacaaaacCCTGCTCGTCAAGAAGTGTCTCTTTGA
- the SAW1 gene encoding DNA-binding protein SAW1 (similar to uniprot|P39735 Saccharomyces cerevisiae YAL027W Hypothetical ORF): MAPSVALVKVASNTVLPIRIFINRKQLLQNNSKDTVFHAPLLSNNSIVCIKSPSTRIYLSNHDMQNLTNDIETEILLIVHELTSPELMQDVLRKIKIGQSMDWQKDVMPRIFPSETEPLVVSHIQSITRIAKFKYKLHFKHNWELNIFIDNIRALTHIRAYLMFKNDLSIIPPVVGLHSKSKLLLHEQMETEKPPQVLQEDDEPSIPNYDEAAEIQEEQKPELKFKYSPVVSLGECINVHVLQRPQRNKRTQPTSS, encoded by the exons ATGGCACCAAG TGTCGCATTAGTTAAAGTCGCCTCCAATACAGTTCTACCTATAAGaatctttatcaatagGAAACAACTACTACAAAACAATTCTAAGGATACAGTTTTCCATGCACCACTACTTTCGAACAATTCTATTGTCTGCATTAAATCACCATCCACTAGAATATACCTTTCCAACCATGATATGCAGAACTTAACCAATGATATTGAAACAGAGATTTTACTTATCGTACATGAATTGACCTCACCAGAATTGATGCAGGATGTACTGAGAAAGATTAAGATTGGTCAATCAATGGACTGGCAGAAAGATGTTATGCCTAGAATCTTCCCCAGTGAAACTGAACCGCTAGTGGTTTCCCACATTCAGTCGATCACAAGAATCGCtaaattcaaatacaaattaCATTTTAAACACAACTGGGAGCTAAACATCTTTATCGATAACATTAGAGCACTAACTCATATTAGAGCTTACCTGATgtttaaaaatgatttgTCCATAATCCCTCCAGTGGTAGGATTACACTCCAAATCCAAGCTCTTACTACATGAACAGATGGAAACAGAGAAACCACCTCAAGTGCtacaagaagatgatgaacctTCTATTCCAAATTACGATGAAGCTGCAGAAATCCAAGAAGAGCAGAAACCGGAGTTGAAGTTTAAATACAGTCCAGTGGTAAGCCTAGGCGAATGCATTAATGTGCATGTCCTACAAAGACCACAGAGAAACAAGAGAACTCAGCCAACATCATCCTAG
- the PRO2 gene encoding glutamate-5-semialdehyde dehydrogenase (highly similar to uniprot|P54885 Saccharomyces cerevisiae YOR323C PRO2 Gamma-glutamyl phosphate reductase catalyzes the second step in proline biosynthesis) yields MSTSEKIAKDARRAGNILKTISNENRSKVLYKIHDELKAHANAIQEANKLDLQTARETGLADSLVKRLDLFKGDKFDTMLQGIKDVAELPDPVGKVNFAREIDEHLTLYQVTAPVGVLLVIFESRPEVIANITALAIKSGNAGILKGGKESINTFREMARIIDGTIAQNESQTGVPVGSVQLIETREDVSDLLSQDEYIDLVVPRGSNALVKNIKSSTKIPVLGHADGICSVYLDEDADLEKAKRIVLDAKTNYPAGCNAMETLLINPKLNNWCEVLESLARKGGVTLHATTDVKQAYLKSLEKSGHLDEELESKLVDVDESKDFDGEFLSLDCAVAFVSSTQEAIQHINLHSSKHTDCIVTENTPNAELFLKGVDSAGVYWNASTRFADGFRYGFGTEVGISTSKIHARGPVGLDGLVSYQYQLRGNGQVASDYQGAGGSRAFVHKDLDVSHVSL; encoded by the coding sequence ATGTCAACCTCTGAAAAGATTGCGAAGGATGCCCGTAGGGCAGgtaacattttgaaaacaattTCTAATGAAAACAGATCAAAAGTTTTGTACAAAATtcatgatgaattgaaggCTCATGCGAATGCCATTCAGGAAGCTAACAAGCTTGATCTGCAGACTGCAAGAGAGACTGGTTTGGCAGATtcattggtgaaaagattagatcttttcaagggtgataaatttgatACTATGCTTCAAGGGATTAAAGACGTTGCAGAACTACCAGATCCCGTAGGTAAAGTCAATTTTGCAAGAGAGATTGATGAGCATCTAACTTTATACCAAGTTACAGCACCAGTTGGTGTCCTGTTGGTGATTTTTGAATCTCGTCCAGAAGTCATTGCCAATATCACTGCTCTGGCGATTAAATCGGGGAATGCAGGTATCTTGAAGGGCGGTAAAGAATCTATCAACACCTTTAGAGAGATGGCGCGTATCATTGATGGCACCATTGCTCAAAATGAATCCCAAACAGGTGTTCCCGTTGGATCagttcaattgattgaaacTAGGGAAGATGTTTCTGACCTTTTGAGTCAGGACGAATACATCGATTTAGTGGTTCCTCGTGGATCCAATGCACTTGTGAAAAACATCAAGTCTTCTACCAAGATCCCTGTCTTGGGTCATGCTGATGGTATTTGCTCTGTTTACCTAGATGAAGATGCCGACTTGGAAAAGGCCAAAAGAATCGTTTTAGATGCAAAGACAAACTATCCCGCCGGTTGTAATGCGATGGAAACTTTGTTAATTAATCCTAAACTTAATAACTGGTGTGAAGTCTTGGAGTCTTTGGCTCGTAAAGGAGGTGTCACTTTGCATGCTACCACAGATGTGAAACAGGcttatttgaaatctttggaaaaatctgGTCATCTAGACGAAGAACTTGAATCTAAGCTTGTCgatgttgatgaatctAAGGATTTTGACGGTGAATTCTTGTCTCTAGATTGTGCTGTGGCATTCGTCTCCAGTACACAAGAGGCCATCCAGCACATCAATTTGCATTCTTCCAAGCATACAGATTGTATTGTCACAGAAAATACACCAAATGCTGAACTCTTTTTGAAGGGTGTAGATTCAGCTGGTGTATATTGGAATGCATCGACAAGATTTGCTGATGGTTTCAGATACGGTTTTGGTACTGAGGTTGGTATTTCCACATCCAAAATCCATGCCCGTGGACCAGTGGGTCTAGATGGTCTTGTTAGTTACCAATATCAACTAAGAGGTAACGGTCAAGTTGCCAGTGATTATCAAGGTGCAGGTGGCTCTAGAGCTTTTGTGCATAAAGATTTGGATGTCAGTCACGTATCCTTGTAA
- a CDS encoding uncharacterized protein (weakly similar to uniprot|P39734 Saccharomyces cerevisiae YAL028W FRT2 Tail-anchored endoplasmic reticulum membrane protein interacts with homolog Frt1p but is not a substrate of calcineurin (unlike Frt1p) promotes growth in conditions of high Na alkaline pH or cell wall stress potential Cdc28p substrate) — MWKMNSSIERKDHSTQNANSIINERKASTPSTSTTKGSMNVQNKPGFQKRMSLPTISVNDKPIRNRQSSLPGYNPSTTIDKHLHGHMSQDLSSAATGMFSECMFQPPPKAKDELPPSPSSIHTKPDWIDLEYSKRNPPAQSPSCKIKRHQNQNTPNSGWHNTNPSHYHGKRHPARSYSSTFAPDRKRLVNQFLKSVEPVPSNDSTSTKEQTPSTLTPSTGIDPESIYLGQKSSLHALLYFDLEQLQRSMAKPPQVSVTGPPGSSSTSSVSSSSVLPEENSSSSSSLFGVSDESYMPPEFDIDTATYDLNSGICQNYNELDYCRKHVATQLHNFENVIKQSFKEIIIKDEFEFQKSLKTFDSLVGDLRKLKEQVLQMYESIKNKSLVSLRREFDENEQGTFISRTNAAVEANVRQLRSLENRIEISKRKLVRQKDTLKKMESLLSLKDDMLASQRNTKLAYQYRYMVFDLGVFTVLICIFALGKLLL; from the coding sequence atgtggaaaatgaattctTCAATAGAACGTAAAGATCACTCTACTCAAAATGCAAATTCCATTATCAATGAGCGTAAGGCTAGTACTCCTTCCACTAGTACTACTAAGGGCTCCATGAATGTGCAAAACAAACCAGGGTTTCAGAAGAGAATGAGTCTACCAACAATTTCAGTCAATGATAAGCCGATTAGAAATAGACAGAGTTCATTACCAGGCTATAATCCATCAACTACTATTGATAAGCACCTCCATGGTCACATGTCACAGGATTTATCATCAGCAGCGACAGGAATGTTCTCTGAATGTATGTTCCAGCCACCACCAAAGGCTAAGGATGAATTACCACCTTCGCCATCATCCATCCATACCAAACCTGATTGGATTGACTTAGAATATTCAAAGCGTAATCCTCCAGCTCAATCTCCATCCTGCAAGATTAAACGccatcaaaatcaaaatacTCCAAATTCTGGTTGGCATAATACTAATCCCTCCCATTACCATGGTAAAAGGCACCCTGCAAGATCATACTCGAGTACCTTTGCCCCAGATAGGAAAAGGTTAGTCAATCAATTTCTAAAATCTGTAGAGCCAGTTCCATCAAATGACTCCACATCGACAAAAGAACAGACACCATCTACTTTGACGCCCTCTACTGGTATAGACCCTGAGAGCATCTACTTAGGTCAAAAAAGCTCGTTGCATGCCCTTTTATATTTCGATTTGGAACAATTACAGCGGTCTATGGCTAAGCCCCCACAGGTGTCTGTAACAGGTCCTCCCGGATCATCCTCCACATCGTCAGTCTCGTCATCTTCAGTTTTGCCGGAGGAGAattcgtcatcttcatcaagtTTATTTGGAGTTTCTGATGAATCTTATATGCCGCCTGAATTCGACATCGATACGGCTACCTATGATCTTAATAGCGGAATATGTCAGAACTATAATGAACTAGACTACTGCAGGAAACATGTAGCAACTCAGTTGCATAATTTCGAAAACGTTATCAAGCAAAGTTTTAAGGAGATCATCATtaaggatgaatttgaatttcagAAGAGTTTAAAAACATTTGATTCACTCGTAGGTGACCTAAGAAAACTAAAGGAGCAAGTATTACAGATGTATGAATCTATTAAAAATAAGAGTCTTGTGTCTTTGAGAAGAGAATTTGACGAAAATGAACAAGGTACCTTTATATCAAGAACAAATGCTGCGGTGGAAGCCAACGTACGACAATTGAGAAGTTTAGAgaatagaattgaaatctcAAAGAGAAAATTGGTACGACAAAAGGAtactttgaagaagatggaaaGTTTATTATCTTTGAAGGACGATATGTTAGCGTCTCAAAGAAATACAAAATTGGCATATCAATACCGATATATGGTTTTTGATCTTGGTGTTTTTACGGTTTTAATCTGCATCTTTGCTTTGGGTAAACTTTTATTGTGA
- the DRS2 gene encoding aminophospholipid-translocating P4-type ATPase DRS2 (highly similar to uniprot|P39524 Saccharomyces cerevisiae YAL026C DRS2 Integral membrane Ca(2)-ATPase potential aminophospholipid translocase required to form a specific class of secretory vesicles that accumulate upon actin cytoskeleton disruption mutation affects maturation of the 18S rRNA): MSAPLPRNEGEEDVLFDVDFLSDPPTAGQQRQPQQGQETPGFLIHDDSNRYNANYLFPQETIDLDRDENIENDITGNPFMDDTAATWNDDRFAESRHGSRLGGGRNTRSGGNAFTNFFANMRDRFGMNKKRYQSFEMTDFNNVDNHGTYEKSRNMFDIKILFNHYILRKPINSANENGPRLIHINDGIANDGLGYGDNHISTTKYNAATFLPKFLFQEFSKYANLFFLFTSVVQQVPNVSPTNRYTTVGTLLVVLVVSAIKECVEDIKRVHSDNELNNANTEVFSELDGGLIQKRWIDIRVGDIVKVKSEEPIPADMIILSSSEPEGLCYIETANLDGETNLKIKQSRPETSKYIDVRTLGSIQGHIKSEQPNSSLYTYEGTLILNDQEIPLTPDQMILRGATLRNTAWMFGIVVFSGHETKLMRNATATPIKRTAVERIINLQITVLFGVLVVLSLISAIGNVIMSTAGSKHLQYLYLKGTNKVGLFFRDLLTFWILFSNLVPISLFVTVEVIKYYQAFMISSDLDLYDEETDTPTVVRTSSLVEELGQIEYVFSDKTGTLTRNVMEFKSCSIAGRCYIETIPEDKNATFEDGVEVGYRKFEDLQERLNDSTNDEAPLIENFLTLLATCHTVIPEIQTDGSIKYQAASPDEGALVQGGAFLGYKFIIRKPSSVVVFIEETEEERTFELLKICEFNSSRKRMSAIFRTPDGSIKLYCKGADTVIMDRLASENNPYVDSTVRHLEEYASEGFRTLCVAMKDIGEAEYAEWCKIYESAATSLDNRQQKLDDAAELIEKDLLLLGATAIEDKLQDGVPETIHTLQEAGLKIWVLTGDRQETAINIGMSCRLLSEDMNLLVINEDTKEKTSDNMIEKLDAINEHKISPQEMDTLALVIDGKSLGFALEPDLEDYLLTLGKMCKAVICCRVSPLQKALVVKMVKRKSSSLLLAIGDGANDVSMIQAAHVGVGISGKEGLQASRSADFAIGQFKYLKKLLLVHGAWSYQRISMSILYSFYKNIALYMTQFWYGFSNAFSGQSIMESWTLTFYNVFFTVLPPFVIGVFDQFVSSRLLERYPQLYKLGQKGQFFSVTIFWGWIMNGFYHSGVIYVGSILFYRCGAVLNKHGEVADHWTWGVAVFTTSLAIVLGKAALVTNQWTKFTFVAIPGSFILWIVYFPIYAAIFPHANVSREYYGVVSHTYSSATFWLMLIVLTVFALMRDFVWKYYRRMYAPEAYHVVQEMQKFNISDYRPHAQQFQSAIRKVRQVQRMKKQRGFAFSQSEEGGQERIIRMYDTTQKRGIHGELHDASADPFSDDHYVNVPSNPFSDENHEPTLVNGEDSLEL; this comes from the coding sequence ATGTCTGCTCCTCTACCGAGAAATGAGGGAGAAGAAGACGTTCTCTTTGATGTGGATTTCTTGAGTGATCCACCTACAGCAGGACAGCAACGACAGCCACAACAAGGACAAGAAACCCCCGGTTTCCTAATTCATGACGACAGTAATCGCTATAATGCCAACTATCTATTCCCACAGGAGACAATTGATTTAGATagagatgaaaatattgagAATGATATTACAGGAAATCCGTTCATGGATGATACAGCCGCCACTTGGAACGATGATAGGTTTGCAGAATCAAGACATGGCTCACGTCtaggtggtggtagaaaTACTAGATCTGGTGGTAATGcctttaccaattttttcgCAAATATGAGAGACAGATTTGGtatgaacaagaaaaggtATCAAAGTTTCGAAATGACAGACTTCAACAATGTGGATAACCATGGGACATACGAGAAATCGAGGAATATGTTTGATATTAAAATATTATTCAACCATTATATTTTAAGGAAACCTATCAATTCCGCTAATGAGAACGGTCCACGTTTGATCCATATCAATGATGGTATTGCCAATGACGGATTAGGGTACGGAGATAACCACATTTCCACTACCAAATACAATGCAGCTACTTTCTTACCCAAATTTTTATTCCAagagttttcaaaatatgctaatcttttctttcttttcacgtCCGTTGTTCAACAGGTACCCAATGTGTCGCCTACAAATCGATATACTACTGTAGGTACCTTGCTTGTAGTATTAGTGGTTTCTGCTATCAAGGAGTGCGTGGAAGACATAAAGAGAGTCCATTCAGATAATGAACTGAACAATGCAAATACTGAAGTGTTCTCCGAATTGGATGGTGGACTCATACAAAAAAGGTGGATTGACATTCGTGTTGGTGACATAGTGAAAGTGAAATCCGAAGAACCTATCCCCGCAGATATGATCATTCTCTCCTCTTCAGAGCCTGAAGGTTTATGTTATATCGAAACTGCAAATTTAGATGGTGAAACAAATCTAAAGATCAAGCAGTCAAGACCCGAGACATCCAAGTATATTGATGTGAGAACATTGGGATCGATCCAAGGTCATATAAAATCGGAACAGCCCAATTCAAGTCTATATACTTATGAAGGAACTTTAATTTTAAACgatcaagaaattcctTTAACTCCAGATCAAATGATTTTGAGAGGTGCTACTTTGAGGAATACCGCTTGGATGTTCGGTATAGTTGTTTTCTCTGGTCATGAAACAAAATTGATGCGTAATGCAACTGCTACTCCAATTAAGAGAACCGCTGTGGAGAGAATTATTAATTTGCAAATCACTGTGCTGTTCGGAGTACTGGTTGTACTGTCTTTGATTTCTGCAATAGGTAACGTCATTATGAGTACTGCAGGCTCCAAGCATCTACAGTATCTATATCTGAAGGGGACTAATAAAGTAGGCCTCTTTTTCAGAGACTTACTGAcattttggattcttttttcaaatttggtacCTATTTCGCTTTTTGTCACTGTGGAAGTTATCAAATATTATCAGGCATTTATGATTTCCTCAGACCTCGATCTCTATGATGAGGAAACGGATACGCCAACGGTGGTACGGACTTCATCGTTAGTAGAAGAATTGGGTCAAATTGAATATGTTTTTAGCGACAAAACGGGGACTCTGACTCGAAACGTCATGGAATTCAAATCTTGCTCTATAGCAGGACGCTGTTACATCGAGACAATTCCAGAGGATAAAAATGcaacatttgaagatggtgtGGAAGTTGGTTatagaaaatttgaagacttACAGGAAAGGTTAAATGATTCAACGAATGACGAGGCTCCATTGATCGAAAATTTCTTAACATTACTGGCTACATGCCATACTGTTATTCCCGAAATCCAGACCGATGGATCAATTAAATATCAAGCTGCCTCTCCTGATGAAGGTGCTTTGGTTCAAGGTGGTGCATTTTTGGGTTACAAGTTCATTATTCGTAAGCCAAGTTCGGTTGTTGttttcattgaagaaactgaagaggaaagaacTTTCGAACTCCTAAAAATATGCGAGTTCAATTCCAGTAGAAAACGTATGAGTGCTATTTTCAGAACACCTGATGGTTCTATCAAGCTTTACTGTAAAGGTGCTGATACTGTTATCATGGATAGATTGGCTAGTGAGAACAATCCCTACGTTGATAGTACCGTAAGGCATTTAGAGGAGTATGCTTCAGAGGGTTTCAGAACGTTATGTGTCGCCATGAAAGATATAGGAGAGGCTGAATACGCTGAATGGTGCAAGATTTATGAGTCCGCGGCGACTTCTTTGGATAACAGACAGCAGAAGCTCGACGATGCTGCAGAActaattgaaaaagatctACTCCTACTCGGTGCTACTGCTATTGAGGACAAATTGCAAGATGGAGTTCCTGAAACTATTCATACTCTACAAGAAGCAGGTCTGAAAATATGGGTCCTGACTGGTGATAGACAAGAGACTGCTATTAACATCGGTATGAGTTGTCGTTTATTAAGTGAAGATATGAACCTATTGGTCATTAATGAAGACACTAAAGAAAAGACGAGCGATAACATGATTGAAAAGTTGGACGCCATTAATGAACATAAGATCTCACCGCAAGAGATGGACACTTTAGCTCTGGTGATTGATGGTAAATCCCTAGGGTTTGCCTTAGAACCTGATTTGGAGGATTATTTGTTAACACTAGGAAAAATGTGTAAGGCAGTCATATGCTGTCGTGTATCACCATTGCAAAAAgctttggtggtaaaaatggtaaagaGAAAATCCTCTTCTTTGTTGTTGGCCATTGGGGATGGTGCAAACGATGTTAGTATGATCCAGGCTGCACACGTTGGTGTTGGTATCAGTGGTAAAGAAGGTTTACAGGCATCAAGATCTGCTGATTTCGCTATTGGacaattcaaatatttgaagaagttgcTACTTGTTCATGGTGCATGGTCTTACCAAAGAATTTCAATGTCAATTTTATACtccttttacaagaatatCGCACTCTACATGACCCAATTTTGGTACGGCTTTTCAAACGCATTCTCAGGACAATCCATAATGGAATCGTGGACACTCACATTTTACAATGTCTTTTTCACCGTATTGCCGCCATTTGTAATCGGtgtttttgatcaatttgtCAGTAGTCGTCTATTGGAGCGTTATCCTCAACTTTATAAGTTGGGCCAGAAGGGCCAATTCTTCTCAGTAACCATATTTTGGGGATGGATCATGAATGGTTTTTATCATTCAGGAGTAATATATGTCGGgtcaattttattttaccGCTGCGGTGCAGTGCTGAACAAGCATGGTGAAGTTGCTGATCATTGGACTTGGGGTGTAGCCGTTTTCACTACAAGTCTTGCAATTGTTCTGGGGAAAGCTGCTCTAGTTACCAATCAATGGACTAAATTCACTTTCGTAGCCATACCCGGTTCATTCATTCTTTGGATTGTTTACTTCCCAATCTATGCCGCAATTTTTCCTCATGCAAACGTATCTAGAGAATATTATGGTGTTGTTTCTCATACCTATTCATCTGCAACGTTTTGGTTAATGTTGATAGTGTTAACCGTGTTTGCGTTGATGAGGGACTTTGTGTGGAAATACTATAGAAGGATGTATGCACCTGAAGCGTACCATGTGGTTCAGGAAATGCAAAAGTTTAACATTAGTGATTACAGACCTCATGCACAGCAGTTCCAGAGTGCTATTAGGAAAGTGAGACAAGTTcaaagaatgaagaagCAAAGAGGGTTTGCTTTCTCTCaaagtgaagaaggtgGACAAGAAAGAATTATCAGAATGTATGATACCACGCAAAAGAGAGGTATACATGGTGAATTGCATGATGCATCGGCTGATCCTTTCAGTGACGATCACTATGTGAACGTTCCATCTAACCCATTCTCCGACGAGAATCACGAACCAACTTTGGTGAATGGAGAGGATTCCTTAGAATTGTAA